The genomic DNA ATTGCGGTGCGGTGGATCAATCGCATTTCCGATACCTGGGCAGCCCTGCCGTTTTCCGCGGTCCCGGTGCGGGACGGATACCTTGTCCTGTGGATGGCGGGCGCGCTGCTCTTAGGCATTCTGCTCTGGGCCGCCCGTTCCCCGAAGACGCTCAAACGATATGCCGCCGCGCTGATGGGCGTGGCGCTGCTTGCAGGCGCATGTTCGCACGCGGTGCTTTGGGGCGACGCGCTTGAAATCGCCGTGGATAAAAACGGAGATAGCATTGCGCTGGCCTACGGAAAACAGGCCGCTGTCATCGGCGCGCCGAAGAGCGTCTGGGCCGCGCGCAATTTGAAAACCTTCCTGCTGGATAGGGGCGTCAAACAGATCAGCCTCTTTGTCCTGCAAAAAGACGACGACCTCTATGGCAATCCGGCCAATCTGCTGATCGAGGCGTTCCCGGTTGAGACGGCCTGCGGGCTGGATGCCGTCTATGGTTTTGATGCAACGCTGTTTGGAGCGGTGCGGGTGCAAGCGGACGGGCAAAGCGCGCGGCATCTTTCGTTTGAAGCCGGTGGGCTGCGGTTTGTAAAAGCCTTTGAGCAGCAGCCGTTCGCGGCGGACGTGCTCATCAACGCGCGCAATGAAATCATCTTGGCGCCTGGCGTGGAGCTTGCGGAGAACAGCCGGTATTTTAACAGCACAGTGATTACGGTCAAACGGACCGAAAGGAAATAAAACCATGAAATATACGGTGGAAAACGACTTTTCAAAGCATGTCAAGAGTGAAGAACTGCATCGGGTCTATCTGCTTTACGGCACCCAGCCGTACCTGATCTCGATGTATGAAAAGCTGCTGATCAAAAAAACGCTCAGCGGTGATTTTAACGATTTCAATTTTCATAAATTCGAAGGCGCAAACCTTGACCTGCAGGAATTTTATGACGCGGTCGAGTCACTGCCGTTCTTTTCCGGCAACCGCTGCGTCACCCTCGACGCGGATCCGGACAAGCTCGACGCGGGCCAGATGAAGGAGCTGTGTTCGGTGCTTGCCGATCCGCCGATGACCACCACAGTGATCGTGACGGTGAAAACGCCGCCCGCGAAAAAGGAAAAGCTCTCCGCGCTCATCAAAGCCTGCGACAAGGCGGGTGCGGTCATTGAACTGCAGGCGCGCCGTTTGGGCGACAACCTGCGCTTTTTGCGCGACCGCGCCCAGAAAAACGGCTGCGAGCTTTCAGGCGACTGCGCCTCTTACATGATTGAGCGCTGTGGGGACGACATGCAGCTGCTCCACACCGAGATGGAAAAGCTCTGCGCCTACACCGGTCCCCGCCCCATCACCAAAGCGGACATTGACGCAGTGGTCACCACTGTGATGACCGCGCGGGTCTATGACCTTTCAAAGGCGATTTTCCGCGGGAATTTTAATGCCGCGATGGAATTGTGCGACCAGCTGATCTACCTGCGTGAACCGGTTACAAAGGTGCTCGCGGCACTTTCGGGAGCGTTCGTCGATCTCTACCGCGGCTTTGCGGCGCGGCAGGCGGCTGTCCCGGCGGCGCGCGCCGCGGCTGAGCTCGGTTATGCAAAAAACCGGGAATTCGTCCTCAAGAACGCGATGAGTGACAGCGCGGACTACTCCGCGCCGCAGATCGGCAAAATGCTGGAAACGCTTGCCGACGCTGATTTTGCGCTCAAAAGCACCGGAACCGACGAACGGGTCGCACTTGAAGAAACGATCACCAAACTCTTCCTTCTGACGGGGAAACGCTGATGCTGAAGATAAAACAGGTGATTGTTGTGGAAGGCCGCTACGACAAAGCGAAGCTTTCCTCGCTTGTGGACGCCGAGATCCTTACCACCGGCGGTTTCGACATCTTCCGCGATAAAGAAAAACTTGGCCTGCTGCGCAGGCTCGCTGAGAAACACGGACTTATCATCCTGACCGATTCGGATGCGGCGGGGTTTCGCATCCGTGCGCATATCGCGGGTGCGGTTGATCCCGATAAGATTACCCACGTCTACATCCCCGACCTTTTCGGCAAGGAGAGCCGCAAACGCCGTCCGGGCGCGGAAGGCAAGCTGGGGGTCGAAGGAATCCCGGCCGAAACGCTGCTTGCGGCCTTCCGGCGCGCGGGTGTTGCGGTGGAGGCCTCGGAAAATCCGGGGAGCGGCCGCAAAATTACCACGGCCGACTTTGCTGCGTGGGGGCTTTCGGGCGGCGACGGGAGCGCTGAACGCCGCAGGGAGCTTCTGGGAAAGCTGGGACTTCCATCCCGCATGAGTTCCAAAGCGATGCTTGGTGTGGTCAATTCTCTTTATACGTATGAGGAATTTGCGGCCCTTTTGGAAGCAAAATAAACCGGGAAAGGAGGGGAGCGCATGGAGATCACCAGCCTGACGTTTCTCTATCTGTTTCTCCCGCTGTCGATCCTCCTGTGCGGGCTGATCCCCGCGCGTTTTCGCACGGTGTTCCTGTTGCTGCTTTCCGGGCTTTTGTATTACTGGCATGAAGGCGGCTTGATCCTTCTTCCGCTTTCGGTTGTCCTGTTCGATTACCTGATGGTGCGGCTCATCGAGCGCAGCGCGGGTTTCCCCGGGCTGCGCAAGGCGTTTATGATCTGTGCGGTGCTCAAAAGCGTGGGGCTGATCGCTTTTTATGGAGTGCGTTTTTCGGTTTATGGCATGGCCGCTCCGCTGGGGCTCGGCGTATTCTGCCTGACCAGTGCCGGATATGTGATCGACTGCTATCACGGTTACGCGCCGGCAGAGCATAACCCGATCCATTTTGCAATGATGACAGTCTTTTTCCCGAAGCTTTACGCCGGTCCGCTCACTTATTTTAACCGGATGCATTTCCAGCTGCGCAATCCACAGATGACTCTGCAGAAGGTTGGGGAAGGCGGACGGATCCTCATCCAGGGGCTTGCGAAAAAAGTGCTGCTTGGGGACGCGGCATTCCGGCTGTTTGGGCAGGTGCGGGAAATTCCGCTTTCGGAAGCGACGGTGCTCGTCGCCTGGACGATGGTGATCACGATGGCGTTTGCCGTTTATTTTATTCTTTCGGGTTACTGCGATATGGCAAGGGGGATTGCGCTCCTTTTCGGCATCGAGCTGCCGGACAATTTTCTCTATCCCTACCGGGCTACCAGTATCAACGATTTCTTTTCCCGTTTCAATGTGACGGTTAACCGGTTCATTCGCCGGTATATCTACATTAATCTCGGCGCCGCGCAGGGAAGCATGGCGTCGGGCGTGTTCAATATCCTGCTGGTTACCATTCTGATGGGGCTGTGGTTTGGCATCAACCTCAATATGATGATGTGGGGGATCTATTTTGCGGCGTTCGTCATTTTTGAACGGTATTTCCTGCGTAAATATATGGAGGCCATTCCCACCCTGTTCTGTTGGGTTTACAGTATGGCGGTGATTCTGGTTTCTTTTACATTTTTTATGTGTGGTTCACTTGGCGAGTCGTTCACCTGCCTGAAGCTGCTTTTTGGAATCGGCGCGCCGGTTGCCGGGGAAAATACCCGTGTACTTTACCTGCTGGCCTCAAACTGGCTGGTGCTGGTGCTATGCGTCATCTGTTCACTGGGACTTGTCGGGATGGTAAAAAAGATGGTTGACCGGGTGCTTCCGCGCACAAGCGCAGTATTATCAGCAGTGTTCAGCGCGGCGCTCCTGTTGGCGGCAACCGCGTTTTTGCTGTAAATCCGGATAGATTTTGAATTTGGCGCCGCCGCGCGGAAAGGGGAATGCCCAATGGGAAAACGGTTCGCGGGAATTTTGTTCCTGGCGGTTTTGTTTGCCATCCCGGTGCTGCTGATTGCGGCTGGCGGGCTGCGCGGTTTTTCGCTGGATGAAAAAACGCCCGGCCGCCCGCCGCTTGAGAAGCTGGAGCAGACGGTTGCGCAGAATTTCCCGGCTGCGGATTTTTTCCGCAGGCTGCAGGTGTCGCTCAGTTATATGGGCGGCAACAAAGAGCAGAACGGGGTGTTCATTTCGCAGGATTCGCTGATGCTTGATGTGCAGCCAAAGGACGAACAGGCGGAGAATGCCAATACGCTGATGATGCTTGATTTCGCAGAGGATTACCAGCGGGCGAGTTATGTCATGCTGATCCCGACCGCCTGCGCTGTCCAGCAGAGTAAGGTCCCATATCCCGAGGTTGCGCAGCTTTATGACCAGAAGGCGCTGATTGATGATGTCTATCGCAGGGTATCCGGACATGTCAACGCGATCGGCGTCTATCCGATCCTTTTCAGCCATCAGGATGAATACATCTACTACCGTACCGACAACACCCTGACCGGGCTGGGCGGCTATTATCTTTACACCGTTGCGGCGCGCACACTTGGCCTCAAGGTACGAGAAATCGACCAATTTGACGTAAAGCACATCGATTATAACTATTATGGCGATCTGTACCGCCTTTCCCCGTATCGGGAAGTGAAAGCCGACCGTGTATCCGAGTATGTCTTTTCAAAGTTTCAGAGAAACTATACGGTTACGCATTATGATCAGAACGGCGTGCGCCGGTATTTCACACTGTATCCGGAATTCCGCAGGGAGCTCGGCGGCACGATGGACGTCCTGCTCGGGGGGATGTCCCCGGTGATGGATATCACCATCAACTCAAAGAATGTGCAGTATAACCAGCTTTTGATTTTTACCGACCGTTCGGTACAAAGCTATCTGCCGTTCCTGCTCATCCATTACGGGCGGGTCACGGTGGTGGATACTTCCCAAGTCACGCCGGCGATGCTCAGCACAATCGATGTCTCCCAGTATACACAGGTGCTGTTTTCCTATATGGTGGACACATTTATTGGTTCGGATGAGCTGACAAAGCTGTATAAACTGCCCGCGCTGACCAAAGAAGATGGCTGAATACTTGACGAATCGCCCCGAATGGGGTATGATAATATCTGCGCTTTTGCGCAGAAGATGCCGCTATGGCGGAACTGGCAGACGCAAGGGACTTAAAATCCCTCGGTAGCAATACCGTACCGGTTCGATCCCGGTTAGCGGCACCAAAAAAGAACCACTGGGAATGGCTTTCCCGGTGGTTCTTTTTTGCAGAAAAACTCCGAAAGAACTCCTTGAAAAGGGCTCCCTTCCTTAAGAGAGGGAGCCCCTGGTATTCTTGAAGATTTTTACTTTTTCTTGCCTATGCCATTTAAGATGGTACCTTTAACGCCCTGCTCAAGTACACCCTTGATAGTTCCTCTTGTATCTAAGCCCAAAGTATCATCAACCATGGTGAAAGCATCTTTGATTTTATTAGAGCTTCGTTTTGCAAGTGTAGTCCCTGTTACTGTGTCGACGATCTTTCCGGCAAATTTTCTGGCTTCAAGCATACCAGAAAATACAATTATGAGGTTCTTTTCTACTGTCTGGATTTCAACTTCAGAGCCCTTTTGCTTAATCTGAGCGGCATCGTTATAGAGCTTGACGCTTTCGAGCAGGATTATATCAACTAGTTCGCGCTCTTTCTTGAACAGTCCCTTCTCCTTCTCAAAGACCACTTTCTTTGAAGTCAATGTCATCAGCAAATTGCCCTTGTACGCTTTGCAAGTG from Anaerotruncus rubiinfantis includes the following:
- the holA gene encoding DNA polymerase III subunit delta, with protein sequence MKYTVENDFSKHVKSEELHRVYLLYGTQPYLISMYEKLLIKKTLSGDFNDFNFHKFEGANLDLQEFYDAVESLPFFSGNRCVTLDADPDKLDAGQMKELCSVLADPPMTTTVIVTVKTPPAKKEKLSALIKACDKAGAVIELQARRLGDNLRFLRDRAQKNGCELSGDCASYMIERCGDDMQLLHTEMEKLCAYTGPRPITKADIDAVVTTVMTARVYDLSKAIFRGNFNAAMELCDQLIYLREPVTKVLAALSGAFVDLYRGFAARQAAVPAARAAAELGYAKNREFVLKNAMSDSADYSAPQIGKMLETLADADFALKSTGTDERVALEETITKLFLLTGKR
- a CDS encoding toprim domain-containing protein, which encodes MLKIKQVIVVEGRYDKAKLSSLVDAEILTTGGFDIFRDKEKLGLLRRLAEKHGLIILTDSDAAGFRIRAHIAGAVDPDKITHVYIPDLFGKESRKRRPGAEGKLGVEGIPAETLLAAFRRAGVAVEASENPGSGRKITTADFAAWGLSGGDGSAERRRELLGKLGLPSRMSSKAMLGVVNSLYTYEEFAALLEAK
- a CDS encoding MBOAT family O-acyltransferase produces the protein MEITSLTFLYLFLPLSILLCGLIPARFRTVFLLLLSGLLYYWHEGGLILLPLSVVLFDYLMVRLIERSAGFPGLRKAFMICAVLKSVGLIAFYGVRFSVYGMAAPLGLGVFCLTSAGYVIDCYHGYAPAEHNPIHFAMMTVFFPKLYAGPLTYFNRMHFQLRNPQMTLQKVGEGGRILIQGLAKKVLLGDAAFRLFGQVREIPLSEATVLVAWTMVITMAFAVYFILSGYCDMARGIALLFGIELPDNFLYPYRATSINDFFSRFNVTVNRFIRRYIYINLGAAQGSMASGVFNILLVTILMGLWFGINLNMMMWGIYFAAFVIFERYFLRKYMEAIPTLFCWVYSMAVILVSFTFFMCGSLGESFTCLKLLFGIGAPVAGENTRVLYLLASNWLVLVLCVICSLGLVGMVKKMVDRVLPRTSAVLSAVFSAALLLAATAFLL
- a CDS encoding DHHW family protein, whose product is MGKRFAGILFLAVLFAIPVLLIAAGGLRGFSLDEKTPGRPPLEKLEQTVAQNFPAADFFRRLQVSLSYMGGNKEQNGVFISQDSLMLDVQPKDEQAENANTLMMLDFAEDYQRASYVMLIPTACAVQQSKVPYPEVAQLYDQKALIDDVYRRVSGHVNAIGVYPILFSHQDEYIYYRTDNTLTGLGGYYLYTVAARTLGLKVREIDQFDVKHIDYNYYGDLYRLSPYREVKADRVSEYVFSKFQRNYTVTHYDQNGVRRYFTLYPEFRRELGGTMDVLLGGMSPVMDITINSKNVQYNQLLIFTDRSVQSYLPFLLIHYGRVTVVDTSQVTPAMLSTIDVSQYTQVLFSYMVDTFIGSDELTKLYKLPALTKEDG